tttgattCACCCATATAATTATATCTCAGCAAAATTTTATGATGGCTCTACCTATTTAGTCAATGGTCACCTAATGTGTGCATCAACTTGAAGAGAAAATTGTTTCaagattttcttccttttttattttcattaatatatttttttaattattattatcttcttttacttatcaaaaaaaattattattatcttcttttaaaaaaataatgttactCTTCATACTAATTTATCTCATTCATTTCATACTAGTTATTGTAATGTGTTTTCagtcgtttaaaaaaaaaacacgaaagTGTTGGTCTCTTTACGTTAGCCGATGTGAAATTTGTGtaaagagtaatattactcatttttaaaataaaattattaacaaacaactcaaaacgcataaaattacttttatatttatgtcgCATCACAACACGACGGTAATCTTGATGCCAAATTATGGGTTACATTTGATGGTTTGAGTAATCTTTGTGAGCTTAATTATTGAAATTGAACTAATAGTAAAAAGCCTCAAAAGAAAACCAATTCTCCCATAATTATACTAAACTACCGCAATATGGTTGGAATTTAATTGAATGAAGTGCATCAACTTCTCATCCTTATCCAAGACCTTCCAATCGATTACAATTGGATTTATTTATCTCCAAAGCTTATCAGCTTTTGAATCTTCTTCCATTGCAGCATAAATTAGCTTGTACATAATCTTATTAGATGGGCCGCTCTACTTATTTAAGTAGATGCGAATCCCTTTTGTCTATTCTTTTGGTTCTCGTcggatttattttttccttttatttttctcttaaaaaaagtcaaatttattTCTTCACATTACCAAACAgcttttttaacttttctctaataaaaattcaaacttctTTATTCACATTACCAAAaaattttcttcacttttctcttaataaaatCCAAAACTATGTTCACATTTATATAACATCAGttaattcttattattatttaaaacaaaaaaattaaaagtgggTCGCCAAACACACCCGCAAACCTCTCTCGTATGGAGATATATCAAAGAGTTcaaattgttattattatttatatcacatcagttaatttttattattatttacaacaacaaaaattaaacgTAGGTTGCCAAACACATCCGCTAACCTCTTGTATGGAGATATATCAAAGAGTTCTAAACAATTTGatagaaagagaggaaaaataaataataataataataataaaacaattctAGAATGATGATAAATTGGACCATTTCATTTGTTGGTGTCGTCTTGTTGACTTTTACATTGGTTGGAAAGGCGGCTCCTTGAGCACATGGTAGACGCTAGAGCCTAGTGGTGCCAGCAATAGATTACAACATCTTTGAGTAAAATAGCCCAATTCCTATCTTAAGAATACTTGTAAAATAAGATATACtcaatttatattattattatatataataataataataataatataaattgagtatatatatatatataaacttctaTTTAGAAGTTGTATCTTGAGATAGTTACCAAGTTGTGTCAAAACTTTTAGTTAGGTGTCAGGTTTATGGGTCGAATTCGTGTTTCGTTGGCTATGGATAGACATAAAtacaatcaatttaattaatatttgtcaAACAACCTTTTAACTCTTGTTTAACTTCTCGTACGGCACATGATTCTTACAGTCTACGAGGAGAAGTGTCTGTTTATAttgaaaatatgtaaaaattacATGCTTTAAAGATATATATCAATTTAGTAAAAAATCCTCGAgccaaatttaaagaaaaaagttgtccaaagaaaaaagaagctaaatgGCTTAGTCCATCCAGGAaaagaatcctctccatttatgATTCGTCTAAGAGGGAAGAGTTGGTTCATATCTTTCATAAATTCCTCAATAGCATCATGCATATGGTGACCATGTCAATTatagaaatatattaaaaagcgAAATGGATGTTTGATTGATggaagacaaaattaaaaaataaaattgaataaaagcttattaaaaattataacttacaaaataaataaacactgGGTTAATGTTCTCGACACTTCCCATAATTACACAAATAAGCTTTTTGTTATGGATTTTCTTATATGAAAGGGAAAAGGCAAGGAAGAAGATAATGGAACAATGGATTAAGGCTCTTCGAGAGGCCTATCTCTCCTACAAATCATGAGCTCTTCGAGAGGCCCGAGCTCTCCAGGATTAACTACTAACTAAACTcaatattttctcattttataCCTTCCTTCTCCATTCTATGggattttatagaaaagtgccTTCTGCCACCTCATCCCCTTCTAGAGCCTTCTTGCCAACCGAATATTGTTAGCTCCTAATACCTCCCGCTCACTACCTTCTAGAATACCCCTTATATCCCTTACATACCTATTATATCCCTTACACTTTTTATACTAAGTGCTAAAAACTAAGAGCATTATTAACCCTTTAATACGCTTCTTTTGTTCATCTGGTACTACCTTTTAGAAgaagaatgaatgaatgaatggaaaaagagaaatgagaCAGAACGTAGAGTTTATTTGCTATACACGAGTATTGCAATGCTCTTATACCATGTAACAAATTGAAATGGGAAGAAAACTAGGGAATTCGACTTGATAATGTAGCAGAAGAGCCAATCCACGTAGAATCTGATGAATGAATGAGACTCTGAGTGTCGCTTGAGTTCGGTCCTAGGACCTGACCAAATAAGTCTTGTAAAGCCTTAAATCTCGACTCATCGCCGTAAATACTTGGATCCATGATCAATTCACGAACAACAGTTCGTCCTTCGAGCATGCTCACTACTGCAGACATCGTGGGTCGAAGTGTTGGCGATGGATTAGTGCATAAGAGAGCTATTTTAATGATCCTTACTGCCTCTTCTTTACTGAAGTTAGACCCCAACTTTGGATCCACCAACTCCATCAAGTTCCCTTTTTGTTGTAAAACAAGGGCCTATTTACAaatggaaaaggaaacaaattagCATTAGATTGAAAATTAGTGTGCCTCATTTTGATTTCAATAAAGATAAACTAGTGTGCAAGTTTCATCATATGTTTTTTGATTTCAATGAAGATAAACTAGCGTGTAAATTGAAACGATGATGAAGATCTATGATATAGGAAAATACAATGACAAAGCCAAATAGAGAAGTCATTAAATGACCGGGGCTCAAAAGTATGCTTTTAGTTTCACATATAAGAAAAACTTGATGAAGAGCTATCTTACCCAATCTAGAAGGCACACAAAATCCTCATTAGGTCCGAATTTCGTGTTGTTTTTCCCAGCAACAATTTCTAATGCAACAATTCCAAAACTATATACATCTGCTTTATATGTTAAATACCCCCATAATGCATATTCTGGTGCCATGTATCCTCTGCACAAAAATATCAATCTATTAGTGAGGGTTCATTGGTAAGAGAGGTATTACATTTTCATCTTAGTAGTTTTGTTGGCATCTTGGCAAGTAATCAGTGCCACTTTGCATTATCTCCTCACAAGTTTGTTGCACATGAAAGAATGAAAAGTTcaactaagaacaaaaagaagagcTAGTATTCTTAACTACTGCAGGCCTCGACAGATGCACTTAATATTGATTTTGGTGGACTGATTGTATTTGTTACTGATATTTTCCCTTGCAAATTGTTAAATGAAGCAGTCATGCACCATTAGCAATATGAGGAAACCTGAACATATAAATTCAATTTTCTGTGTATTGCTTACTCGTTGTATAATGAGGAAAGTAGCAACTAGAGGTAGAATTTATCATATGAAGTTAAAAAGTTTTGAATAAACAGATTTTCTCATCCTTTTGTTGCATTATGCAGTTTCTGTTTTATGAAAAGTCTGTGTTGTTACTCAATTGCATATAAGCTTGAGGTAAACTAAGAATGTAGATCATGCCTAAGTGTATCATGCTAAGAAAATAATTTGTGCAGGGATGCGAATAAGAGTGAAATTAGGTCGCAAATGCAGATGGCTAAGATAAACAACCTACTACTAATACTTAAGCCAGGACTTTTTCCATGGTACAGCACATACTCGAACTTGTTTATGGAGGCTTCAATTTCTACCATATACTGATTTACTATTAGGGAAGAAACTTGACTTAAGAGACATTATAATGCATATTTTGCACAAAAAGGACAGAAGAAAAATTTGATATCAAAGTGAAGGAAAGAGATAAAGGTAGCTCACATAGTTCCTGCAACTCGGGTGCTAATGTGGGTGTTCTCCTCTTCGTCGAGCTTGGCCAACCCAAAATCAGATATCTTAGGGTTAAGGTCCCTATCTAGTAGTACATTGGTAGTTTTGATGTCCCTATGAACAATTTTTAGTGGTGATTCCTCATGCAAGAAAGTCAGACCTGTTGCTATGCCAACACATATTTTATGCCTTGTAGGCCAGTCCAATTTCACTCTGCCTTCCTCTGGACCTGCATATAGTGTATATAGATCAATCAATCAAATGCCTTGTAGTAAACATATGATTGATGGCATTCAATTcctattctttttaaaatcaatataatATACAGGCCAGGGATCAAACACAAAGCTTACCAAACAAAGCATGTGCAAGGCTATTGTTTTCCATGTATTCATATACCAACAATAATTGATTTTGTTCAATACAACATCCATAGAGTCTAACAAGATTCGGATGTTGTAAACCAGAAATCATTCCTATTTCATTCACAAACTCTCGATTTCCTTGCTTTGATTTAGAAGAAAGCTGCTTAACGGCAATTATAGTACCATCTAATAACGTGCCCTGCATTGAAAGTAAAATTTGCATTATTGGTTCTGTATAAACTCAATCTGAAAATGTAACGGACCAGTAAAAGttgtgaaagagagagaagaagaaacaaagaaaaatatatttaatgctTCATAGAAGATAGAAGACAATGATGGAATAGTAGATTACCTTGTATACAGATCCAAAGCCACCTTCCCCAAGCTTGTTTGCAGCATCAAAATTGTTTGTGGCAACTTTAATTTGTCTAAAGGTAAAAAAACCAGTTTGTAGATCTAATCCTTTCAGCTCTACAAAAGGAACGAGGTTAAGATGTTGGACTGCATCCTAAAACATTACAAGACTGCTTGGGTGATTTGACTAGTTACTACATTTGAACTAACTTACCTTGTTCCCTTGATGTCTTGCCCCCTAAATAGCCTTTCCACCGAAGAATTCCTAAAATCATGAAAACAAGGCTTGATGCTAAAACTGTAATTCCAACCGCAAGgaatatcttcttttttctgtcATCGGGAGGGTTGAAATCTGCAGAAAAATGTAGCAAAGAAAAGTGATTGTGGgactgcattttttttctttggtctgTAGCAgcataaatgtatatataggtAAATCTAGTGTAAAAGAGGATACTTCTCGAAGGTTTAAGACATGGATTAACTaataaagaagaacaaaagaaaggtACATGACAAAAACCAGGATAAGTCTTCCACCAAGCTGCAAATTAAATTTCTTTCAAGTGTTTTATTTTGCCTCTAGTAGTTATATCCACCATATGTTAAACATATTTCTTTTGTCAATCTACTCCCAGAGCAGAAGACATGGAAAATTGAGAAATTCAACACTTCgtatgagagaaagagagagagagagagagagtggcatGGAACTAATAATGTCTCACAGTGTTAAAGAAAGAAGACAGAACGTACAACCTATGTTACTCACTAGAGTCTATGGTGATAGCTGATATAAGAGATCCATATGTTCCTCTCTTTGGGATGTCTTTTGTCCCTTTCCCGGCCCAATAAAAGCGaatctccaaaattttattctcaacaactgcTGTAAAATTCCTAATGACTGCTTTATCAACTCCTTGAGCTTCcttttcaatatcaaaatccttTAGCACCAATTCATTCTGCAACGAAGTAATTCAGTTAAATTATCTTCTATAGAATACAGAGAAGAAAAACAATCTGATTGACTACCTGTACCTGTATATAAACATCAAACATACGTCTTCCGACACTATAGAAAGATCTGTTGTCTCGGAGTATTATTTCAGCAAAATGAAGTTTCACTGTATAATTTCCATTTGCCAAGCAGCGCGCAAAATATGTTAGAGAAATAGGAGAGAGACGTGCATTCATGTATAATAAGGAGTCGTTCATTCTGAGCCTGGATACATTTTCTGCTACGTAGTCCATTGAGCTACTCCAAACATCCCAAAAATCTCCAGTGCTACTAAAGCCCCAAGCATCATCTTTCATGCGAACAAATTTTGCTGCACCACCCGGCTCTAAATCAGCTTCATACTTGATGTCTCCAATGGTGGTTGCCCTTCCACCACAATTTATGTGCAATGAGTAATGATCTGGAGAGTATCATTACAAGGTAATTAGATGCAACAAAACATGGTAGAAGAGATATTCAATTATGTTTAATAGTTTAATCTTGTTGTTATGCAGTATAAAAGATTGaccaatttcttcttcttttttgattaaaaaaaaaatgaagaaatataAATTCTGTTTTGATTCTAATAAATCAACCTTTTGAACATGGATCATTCGTCAGACACTCTGTTATTCTAGATTAAAATGTAgcacaaagaagaagaattagcatgttaaaaacaaaatttaaacaaaataaaaaaaaaaaataaaaaggctccTTTCTAGAAGTTTAACAAATTAGATGCTTACGAGTTTTCTGACCCAGCAAAGCTTCTGAACAAATTTCTATGGAATTACAAACAAGTTAGTACCAGAGATAAAAATTACAAGTAAATGAAGAAAGCAAAGTTGTAATGCTGTTAAGGGGCAAAGAATTTCTTACAGAGTGTCTGGACAAGTACTTGGTGCAGAGCTCGTggaaaaattattataagaCAAGTCTATTTGGCTGCACAAAAGCATAATTTCTTTTAGTCTTCATAATCCACCACTCCCCCCCACCCCgccaaggaaaaagaaaagcttatTGACGCACATTGATATATTTGATGTTCATATTTAAATTGATCTAATTTAGATGGATTTTGTATCAGAAATAATCTCATAACCCAGAGAACTCTATACAAACTTATTACCTTACTAAACACCCAGTGACACAAGCGCTTTAGGCCTTCTTACCATAATTAGCTAAACAATTAAACAATACAGTTGCATACCATCTTAATGGACGTTCTGAGAAAGGCCATATATTAGGAGTAGTCTAAAACAGCATTGTGATCTATTTACAATATTCCAACATTTCTAAGACTTCACACTGGATTTGACAAAGCTAAACAAACACTAGTGGCATAATGGGGTTAACTTGCCTGATATAGAAATAAACATCaaacaatgaaatgaaaaattggCGCTTTTTCTAGATGGCAACATGGAGAAAGATGGAAATGAAGTCGACAACAAAATGGGATCATTTCACCCATAGGACAGGGAAGAGTGTTCCCCACAACTGACACCTACAGAGGTCATGCGATGAAGCACCATCAACAGTAGGATTTCCCATACATGTATCTAGATATATAAGGCATCATGTTAACAACTTAAATGAATACGCTTCTGCAGTCCAAAATAAGTGTAATACATAAATGAATGGGAATCTCATGCAAAATTTATGTAGAAGTTAGGATAGAAAACATACTAGCGGCTATCTCTGCTCTTGATCCATTCTGGAATAGGCCCACCGAGGAAGTTGCCCGTCAGATATCTATCCCGTGATCAACAAAATCACATTGCCGTTAGAAAAATTCAGATCGTTACTATTTTAAACAGtcatacttaaaaaaatatttaaattaaacctCTGTGAGCTCATTCGATATGTATGAAGCCTTCAGCCATGAATTGTTATCATAATAGCCCATTCCAAGTGGGTGAGGGTTAAAACTTTTGCCTCATCTCTTTGTTATGCTACAATCCTAAAGGTAACGACTGCGTGAATATGTGCTACTTgtattctagaaattctggTTCAAAGTATTTAGTATCGAAACTAGATGCTGCACTAAAATTTCTTGTAGAAAACTGATATAGAATTGCAGTACTTGCAtggcaaaaaaattaaagaattgtgtgccaaaaactgaaaaaaaaaaattaaataaaaaaaattgatctt
This DNA window, taken from Alnus glutinosa chromosome 5, dhAlnGlut1.1, whole genome shotgun sequence, encodes the following:
- the LOC133868193 gene encoding probable LRR receptor-like serine/threonine-protein kinase At1g07650; the encoded protein is MASQPCIPKTSFSFTMLLVLIMSMGAIIVKAQVGRLPDDEVEALREIATQLGKKDWNFSVNPCNDSSWITPSSAERPLYNNTVNCNCSYPDGVCHVVNIFLKGQDLAGTLPPALVKLSYLKAIDLNRNYLSGTLPREWASTQLEYLSISGNNLSGRIDYLGKITTIKALTIESNLFSGPVPPELGNLVDLEILILNANNLTGELPATLTNLTKLKELRISSNNFTGRMPDFFQSWKQLQKLEIQASGLEGPIPPSISVLSNLTELRISDLLGEGSPFPPLRNMRSLEKLMLRSCNISGPIPPYISEMAQLKILDLSFNRLEGKIPDFGVLTSLDTIYLTGNFLGGPIPEWIKSRDSRYQIDLSYNNFSTSSAPSTCPDTLNLFRSFAGSENSITECLTNDPCSKDHYSLHINCGGRATTIGDIKYEADLEPGGAAKFVRMKDDAWGFSSTGDFWDVWSSSMDYVAENVSRLRMNDSLLYMNARLSPISLTYFARCLANGNYTVKLHFAEIILRDNRSFYSVGRRMFDVYIQNELVLKDFDIEKEAQGVDKAVIRNFTAVVENKILEIRFYWAGKGTKDIPKRGTYGSLISAITIDSNFNPPDDRKKKIFLAVGITVLASSLVFMILGILRWKGYLGGKTSREQELKGLDLQTGFFTFRQIKVATNNFDAANKLGEGGFGSVYKGTLLDGTIIAVKQLSSKSKQGNREFVNEIGMISGLQHPNLVRLYGCCIEQNQLLLVYEYMENNSLAHALFGPEEGRVKLDWPTRHKICVGIATGLTFLHEESPLKIVHRDIKTTNVLLDRDLNPKISDFGLAKLDEEENTHISTRVAGTIGYMAPEYALWGYLTYKADVYSFGIVALEIVAGKNNTKFGPNEDFVCLLDWALVLQQKGNLMELVDPKLGSNFSKEEAVRIIKIALLCTNPSPTLRPTMSAVVSMLEGRTVVRELIMDPSIYGDESRFKALQDLFGQVLGPNSSDTQSLIHSSDSTWIGSSATLSSRIP